A region from the uncultured Draconibacterium sp. genome encodes:
- a CDS encoding GNAT family N-acetyltransferase, protein MKINFRKAVDKDLSFLVNLEQEVFPVFQQNTKENLRYGIRSKSQEVLIVETAKKEPIGSLVLIKYKHTLRFYSMALLNKYHNKGIGRILFDYVINFGEENGFSRILLEVRAKNERLVHWYKNRGFKTLKTLKHYYNEDEDALKMELVLSNHDAQKYHKNIIVIDKPYKWERSDINAKIVSVKEYINNTDYHNNPDLRVFNLCSSYKYQSFGYYVSLLASARGQRAIPNIVTIRDFKNIKIIKSATFELEDLIDRELQRCDKNILSLNIYFGETAEKRYKLLTQKLFQLFETPLFRITFVKHEKWLIKNMKVLTIKNMPAEDKEIMYDFAVKYLNKKRFNYPKLDNYKYDLAVLINPKEPNPPSNEEALKQFVTAANRKGVYLEFITQNDIDKINEFDALFIRETTNVNHYTYDISRLAYAEGLVVIDDPWSILRCSNKIYQHELLKRNKIKTPNTIALTKNLQNKELLSQISYPVILKQPDSAFSLGVVKVNSREEAETQLNILFKTSDMIVCQEFLFSDFDWRIGVLDNKALYACKYFMTKGHWQIYDWNSNSDEKEGAHETVALEEVPAEVLSVAQKAASLIGDGLYGVDLKFINGETYVVEVNDNPNIDFGVEDQYLKEKLYDAIIDSIINRIEQAKNIRKINLT, encoded by the coding sequence TTGAAAATCAATTTCAGAAAAGCTGTTGATAAGGATTTATCTTTTTTGGTAAATCTTGAACAGGAAGTTTTTCCCGTTTTCCAGCAAAACACAAAAGAAAACCTGAGATATGGTATTAGAAGTAAATCTCAGGAAGTACTTATCGTTGAAACTGCAAAGAAGGAGCCTATTGGTTCTTTAGTTCTAATAAAATACAAACATACATTGAGGTTCTACTCAATGGCACTATTAAACAAGTACCATAACAAAGGTATCGGACGAATTCTTTTTGATTATGTGATTAATTTTGGCGAAGAGAATGGGTTTAGCCGCATTCTGCTTGAAGTTAGAGCCAAAAATGAAAGGTTGGTACACTGGTATAAAAATAGAGGTTTTAAAACCCTAAAAACCTTAAAGCACTATTACAACGAGGACGAAGATGCACTAAAAATGGAGCTGGTATTGTCTAACCATGATGCCCAAAAATACCACAAAAATATTATTGTAATCGATAAGCCGTATAAGTGGGAAAGATCGGATATAAACGCAAAAATAGTTTCGGTAAAAGAATACATCAATAATACTGATTACCACAACAATCCGGACTTGCGTGTTTTTAACCTTTGCAGTTCGTACAAATACCAAAGCTTTGGTTATTATGTGTCGTTATTGGCTTCGGCTCGCGGACAACGAGCTATTCCGAATATTGTTACCATTCGCGACTTCAAAAACATTAAAATTATAAAGTCAGCAACATTTGAGTTAGAAGACTTGATAGACAGGGAGTTGCAGAGGTGTGATAAAAATATTTTATCCTTAAATATTTATTTTGGCGAAACAGCAGAAAAACGCTACAAGCTATTAACACAAAAGCTGTTTCAACTTTTTGAAACACCATTGTTTCGGATAACTTTTGTAAAGCATGAGAAATGGCTGATAAAAAATATGAAAGTATTAACCATTAAAAATATGCCTGCAGAGGATAAGGAAATAATGTATGATTTTGCTGTTAAGTATCTTAATAAGAAACGTTTTAATTACCCAAAACTCGACAATTATAAATACGATCTGGCTGTTTTGATTAACCCAAAAGAGCCGAACCCTCCATCAAACGAAGAGGCATTAAAGCAGTTTGTGACAGCAGCCAACAGAAAAGGTGTTTATCTTGAATTTATTACCCAGAATGATATTGATAAAATTAATGAGTTTGATGCGTTGTTTATTCGCGAAACTACCAATGTAAACCATTATACCTACGACATTTCTCGTTTGGCGTATGCCGAAGGACTGGTTGTGATTGACGATCCCTGGTCGATATTAAGATGTTCGAATAAAATTTATCAGCACGAGCTGCTAAAACGAAATAAAATAAAAACGCCCAATACCATTGCACTCACAAAAAATCTTCAAAATAAGGAGCTGCTCAGCCAGATTTCTTACCCGGTAATTCTAAAGCAACCCGATAGTGCCTTTTCATTGGGAGTTGTAAAAGTGAACAGCCGGGAAGAAGCAGAAACACAGCTCAACATACTTTTTAAAACATCAGATATGATTGTGTGCCAGGAGTTTTTATTTTCTGATTTCGACTGGCGAATAGGTGTGTTGGACAATAAAGCACTGTATGCATGTAAATATTTTATGACAAAGGGCCACTGGCAAATTTACGACTGGAATAGCAACAGTGATGAAAAGGAAGGAGCACACGAAACGGTGGCCTTGGAGGAGGTTCCTGCCGAGGTTTTAAGCGTGGCACAAAAGGCAGCATCACTTATAGGAGATGGTTTGTATGGGGTTGATTTGAAGTTTATTAACGGCGAAACCTATGTGGTGGAGGTTAACGATAATCCGAACATTGATTTTGGAGTAGAGGACCAGTATTTGAAAGAAAAACTGTACGATGCCATTATTGATTCGATTATTAATCGGATTGAACAAGCTAAAAATATTCGAAAAATAAACCTTACATAA
- a CDS encoding DMT family transporter: MQNHFGEIAGVLTAIFWTVTALAFESAGKKVGSLAVNLIRLVIAFFLIGVYSWISRGFFFPSDASLYAWKWLAFSGLIGFVIGDLLLFQSYLVIGARVAMLLMALAPPFAALIGWLLLGEVLSPQSWLGMAVTMSGIIIVILKREKSEENGVKVRKLKSSYPIQGILLALGGALGQAAGLVISKKGMGDYDAFSATQIRVLTGIVGFSILFVFIKRWPRVWTALKNGPAMKRITVGAFFGPFLGVSFSLLAVQHTQTGIAATLMAIVPVLIIGPSILLFNEKVNWKEILGAIITVAGVAMFFL, from the coding sequence ATGCAAAATCATTTTGGAGAAATCGCGGGTGTGCTTACGGCCATTTTCTGGACAGTAACAGCATTGGCTTTTGAGTCGGCAGGAAAGAAGGTTGGTTCGCTGGCCGTAAATCTAATACGTTTAGTAATTGCTTTTTTTCTGATTGGCGTTTACAGTTGGATTAGCCGGGGTTTTTTCTTTCCAAGCGATGCAAGCCTGTATGCCTGGAAATGGCTGGCTTTTTCCGGACTGATTGGTTTTGTTATCGGCGATTTGCTCTTATTTCAATCATACCTGGTAATTGGTGCCCGGGTAGCCATGCTGTTAATGGCTTTGGCACCACCTTTTGCCGCACTTATTGGATGGCTGCTTTTGGGCGAGGTACTTTCGCCACAGAGCTGGCTGGGTATGGCCGTAACCATGTCGGGAATTATAATCGTTATTCTGAAACGTGAAAAATCGGAAGAAAACGGCGTAAAAGTGCGAAAGTTAAAATCGTCATACCCTATTCAAGGTATTCTACTGGCTCTTGGGGGCGCATTGGGGCAGGCGGCCGGACTGGTAATCAGTAAAAAGGGAATGGGCGATTACGATGCTTTTTCGGCAACACAAATACGCGTGCTTACCGGCATCGTGGGTTTTTCAATACTATTTGTTTTTATTAAACGTTGGCCACGTGTATGGACAGCCTTAAAAAATGGCCCGGCAATGAAACGCATTACCGTTGGCGCTTTTTTTGGCCCTTTTCTGGGTGTTTCGTTTTCGCTGTTGGCAGTGCAACACACGCAAACCGGTATTGCGGCAACCTTAATGGCTATTGTTCCGGTTCTAATCATTGGTCCGTCTATTTTACTTTTTAACGAAAAAGTGAATTGGAAAGAGATTCTTGGCGCTATTATTACGGTGGCCGGTGTAGCTATGTTTTTTCTTTAA
- a CDS encoding S28 family serine protease — protein sequence MQRFIVLLSLLLLSAVAISQNTLRVFLENQPEIKSIEQLACTSFFTKKYKVMLEQPLDYRHPEKGTFLQRVIIADKGPNRPVVFITEGYNGGYSESANYINELSPMLEANQICMDHRYFGESWPEPLNWDYLTVRNAAADHHHLIKLMKNYYSGKWISTGISKGGQTAVYHRWLYPNDVEVTVPYVAPLNFGVEDGRHEPFIKTIPGTAAQRKKIENFQLEVLKNRAKLLPKLEALCRDKNYTFRVDLDEVFDLCVLEYPFALWQWGRLTDHVPEANAPIDQLFEHLMLVSGPSYFAIEGHEGYKSFFVQAARELGYYGYDTQPFQAFLSIKTAKGYLPRLFLPKKIQVKYQPKTAKAVGRFIQSTDAKILFIYGEWDPWSASAFEVPQKQNFLKVVKPGGSHSTRIANLPQVQKQLVKETLERWLATDIQVP from the coding sequence ATGCAACGATTTATCGTTTTACTGAGCCTGCTGCTATTGTCGGCAGTGGCCATATCGCAAAACACCCTTCGGGTATTTCTCGAAAACCAACCTGAAATAAAAAGCATTGAGCAATTGGCCTGCACCAGCTTTTTTACTAAAAAATACAAGGTTATGCTGGAGCAACCGCTCGATTATCGCCACCCCGAGAAAGGTACATTTTTGCAGCGGGTAATTATTGCCGATAAAGGCCCCAACCGGCCTGTGGTTTTTATTACCGAGGGCTACAACGGCGGCTATTCCGAATCGGCCAACTACATAAACGAGCTCAGCCCCATGCTGGAGGCGAATCAAATTTGTATGGATCACCGGTATTTTGGCGAATCGTGGCCCGAGCCGCTAAACTGGGATTACCTGACTGTACGCAATGCTGCTGCAGATCATCATCATCTGATTAAACTGATGAAAAACTATTATTCGGGAAAATGGATAAGTACCGGCATTAGTAAAGGCGGACAAACCGCAGTGTATCACCGCTGGCTTTACCCCAACGATGTTGAGGTAACTGTACCTTATGTTGCTCCACTTAATTTTGGTGTTGAAGATGGCCGCCACGAGCCTTTTATTAAGACTATACCCGGTACTGCCGCACAACGTAAAAAAATAGAAAATTTCCAGCTTGAAGTGCTAAAAAACCGTGCGAAACTACTCCCAAAACTTGAGGCCTTGTGCCGGGATAAAAACTACACATTTCGTGTTGATTTGGATGAAGTTTTTGATTTATGCGTTTTGGAATATCCCTTTGCCCTGTGGCAGTGGGGTCGATTAACCGACCATGTACCGGAAGCCAATGCCCCCATTGATCAATTGTTTGAACATCTGATGCTGGTTTCGGGCCCTTCGTATTTTGCCATTGAAGGCCACGAAGGTTACAAATCATTTTTTGTTCAGGCAGCCCGCGAACTGGGTTATTACGGCTACGATACTCAACCATTTCAGGCTTTCCTATCCATAAAAACAGCAAAAGGCTACCTTCCCCGCCTGTTTTTACCTAAAAAAATACAAGTGAAGTATCAACCCAAAACAGCGAAAGCAGTAGGACGTTTTATTCAATCTACTGATGCAAAAATCCTGTTTATTTATGGCGAATGGGATCCATGGTCGGCATCAGCATTTGAAGTACCGCAAAAACAAAATTTTCTTAAAGTTGTAAAACCCGGGGGAAGTCACAGCACGCGCATAGCCAATTTACCACAGGTACAAAAGCAATTGGTTAAAGAAACGCTCGAACGTTGGCTGGCAACTGATATACAAGTTCCTTAA
- a CDS encoding RagB/SusD family nutrient uptake outer membrane protein — translation MKIYKILILLLLTIVGISCQDELDTNPTDSTSGDVLFSDVQKANVALNGIYRAMYVADEWSANWADEEFGVTAFMLTYDLMGDDMVQNEGGSGWFWFDYMYNVKSDYTHKSGRPYSVWFFYYTVISNANSIIAAADNITGAPSEINSLIGQAYALRAYAYFSLIRFYQQTYMGNQDAPGVPIYTEPTTNASEGAPRGTVADVYTQIDADIEQAISLLDPEAAAPRIHPSHIDYYVANGLKAQIALEKNDWATAESAATTAMSGGTTMLTRENLENGFAFNDANARTVLWGLQLIAEHADGYQSFYGHMDASAQFYAESARKCISTWLFDQMSNNDVRKYVWWNGPLDVDADLGPALSYNQFKFQFSDPTNALGDYILMRHEEMMLIKAEAQCMQSKYPQARTTLSELMAERDLNYDISGLSDANTLTVNDANGPTTPAGGSSTLLDEIILQRRIELWGEVGRILDIKRLKTGFSRNFAGSNHTQKLLSRNTLDPEYPDFVMSIPQSEFDGNKSMNEVNDQNPWADN, via the coding sequence ATGAAAATATATAAAATCTTAATCCTGTTACTTTTAACAATTGTAGGTATCTCGTGTCAGGATGAACTAGACACTAACCCTACAGACAGTACTTCGGGCGATGTACTTTTTTCCGATGTGCAAAAAGCAAACGTTGCGCTTAACGGTATTTACCGCGCCATGTACGTTGCTGATGAATGGTCGGCGAACTGGGCCGATGAAGAATTTGGCGTTACCGCATTTATGCTAACCTACGACCTAATGGGCGACGACATGGTGCAAAACGAAGGCGGTAGCGGTTGGTTTTGGTTTGATTACATGTACAATGTAAAATCAGACTACACCCACAAAAGCGGACGCCCCTATTCGGTGTGGTTTTTCTATTACACGGTTATTTCAAATGCGAATTCAATTATTGCGGCAGCAGATAATATTACCGGTGCACCATCCGAAATTAATAGCCTTATCGGGCAGGCCTATGCCTTGCGTGCCTATGCTTATTTCAGCCTGATTCGGTTTTACCAGCAAACTTACATGGGCAACCAGGATGCTCCGGGCGTACCTATTTATACCGAACCAACAACCAATGCTTCGGAAGGTGCACCACGCGGAACAGTAGCCGATGTGTACACACAAATTGATGCCGATATCGAGCAAGCTATTTCTTTACTGGATCCTGAAGCTGCTGCACCACGAATTCATCCGTCGCATATCGATTATTATGTGGCCAATGGCCTGAAGGCACAGATTGCTCTTGAAAAGAATGATTGGGCCACAGCTGAATCAGCAGCAACTACTGCCATGAGCGGTGGTACCACCATGTTAACGCGCGAAAACCTTGAAAATGGCTTTGCATTTAACGATGCCAATGCACGCACAGTACTTTGGGGCTTGCAACTAATTGCTGAACACGCTGATGGATACCAGTCGTTTTACGGACACATGGATGCCAGTGCCCAGTTTTATGCCGAGAGTGCACGTAAATGCATCAGCACCTGGCTGTTCGACCAAATGTCGAATAACGATGTAAGGAAATATGTATGGTGGAACGGACCACTTGATGTGGATGCCGACCTGGGACCAGCACTTAGTTACAACCAGTTTAAATTTCAGTTTTCAGATCCAACAAACGCTTTGGGCGATTATATTCTGATGCGCCATGAAGAAATGATGCTGATAAAAGCTGAAGCCCAGTGTATGCAATCGAAATATCCACAGGCAAGAACCACGCTTTCCGAACTTATGGCAGAGCGCGATTTAAACTACGACATTTCAGGCTTAAGCGATGCCAATACATTAACCGTTAATGATGCCAACGGTCCTACAACACCCGCTGGCGGTTCATCAACCTTACTCGACGAGATTATTCTGCAACGCCGCATTGAGTTGTGGGGTGAGGTAGGTCGCATTCTGGATATCAAACGATTAAAAACAGGCTTCTCTCGCAACTTTGCCGGTAGCAACCATACGCAAAAATTGCTTTCGCGCAATACACTCGATCCTGAATATCCTGATTTTGTGATGTCGATACCACAATCGGAGTTTGATGGTAATAAAAGTATGAACGAGGTAAACGACCAAAACCCATGGGCCGACAATTAA
- a CDS encoding TonB-dependent receptor: protein MKKLLLLVMALFCGVSLIFAQTKQIRGTVTSSQDGMPIPGVSVVVKGTTSGTTTDLDGNFTLTAPVNEILVFSFVGMKRQDVPITDASVYNVALDPDIIGVDEVMVVAYGTAKKESFTGSAGVVDNEVLRNRPVADISKALEGQVAGVQTTSGTGQPGEGAEIIIRGFGSINSSNNPLYVVDGVPFDGNLNSINPGDIESMTILKDASAGALYGSRGANGVVVITTKKGQSKELSVELKATYGFSSRAIKPYETLSTPDFIEASFQGYKNALIYTDGVHPDLAGPMAVEAMKGSTGIFGANEMYNPYNMPVSELIDPQTGQVNPSAKLLYESDWLDEVTNSDATRQEYQLFINGGSENAKIFTSLAYLKDEGLLKTTDFERISGRIGAELTPKNWLKYGGNVNFSKTETNYLGYDGTTSNSNVWYSAQFMAPIYPVYVQDENGNPILSETGEKQYDYGLTRPAGANPNWNPVATLFEDSYETTADNLSGRFHLDLLGIGIGNELEGLSLTTNVGFDYINTNQTIYWNPDFGNAATIGGYLDKINQRSLSYTINQLVRYEKDFGKHSFNVLAGHEFYKLTVNELEGAKSGFPYSGIKELAPGSTTTGLTSFEDNYSIESFLSNLTYDYADKYYLSASFRTDGSSRFHKDYRWGEFWSLGGSWRVSEESFMEEMTFIDNLKLKASYGKQGNDNIGTFYGWQSLYNLDWANANLNGALLSSLENTSIKWEENNNFNVGIDAVLFDKFDISLEYYRRRTVDMLMEKPMATSLGFDSYWANVGEMLNTGFEFNSNLNLVSNPNFVWNANLNLTTLKNEIVELDGETDQIVNGNLIQRKGEEINSYYLAQSAGVDATTGAQLYWVYDLDEFGEPGESYISNDYQKASQSKKISGSRIPDLYGGFGSSFKIYKNFDLSFMTTFSLGGEVYESVYVNLLNPIYIGTNYAANVERAWRKPGDVTDIPRIQNGTGFSRPFTDSQLIDASYFAIKNITVGYTLPKNILQNAGIESVRAFVSVDNLAIFSHLDGMNPQYNFTGSTDFSYTPVRTSLFGIELKF, encoded by the coding sequence ATGAAAAAACTACTTCTACTAGTTATGGCTTTGTTTTGCGGGGTGAGTTTAATTTTCGCCCAAACAAAGCAAATCAGGGGTACGGTTACTTCATCACAAGATGGAATGCCTATACCCGGTGTTTCGGTTGTAGTAAAAGGTACTACCTCCGGAACCACTACCGATTTGGACGGTAACTTTACGTTAACCGCTCCTGTAAATGAAATCCTTGTGTTCTCCTTTGTTGGGATGAAACGCCAGGATGTGCCAATTACCGATGCCTCGGTATATAATGTGGCACTTGATCCTGATATTATTGGTGTTGACGAGGTTATGGTTGTTGCTTATGGTACGGCCAAAAAAGAATCGTTTACCGGCTCGGCTGGAGTTGTGGATAACGAAGTGCTCAGAAACCGACCTGTTGCCGACATTTCGAAAGCACTTGAAGGGCAGGTAGCCGGAGTACAAACAACTTCGGGCACCGGACAACCGGGTGAAGGAGCAGAGATTATAATTCGTGGTTTTGGATCGATCAACTCCAGCAACAATCCATTGTATGTTGTTGACGGAGTGCCTTTTGATGGCAACCTGAATTCGATCAATCCGGGCGATATCGAGTCGATGACCATTCTTAAAGATGCTTCGGCAGGTGCACTTTACGGCTCGCGTGGTGCAAACGGTGTTGTGGTTATTACCACCAAAAAAGGGCAATCAAAAGAACTGTCGGTTGAGCTTAAAGCCACTTACGGATTTTCGAGTCGCGCCATTAAACCTTACGAAACACTGAGTACACCCGACTTTATTGAAGCCTCGTTTCAAGGCTACAAAAATGCCCTGATTTATACCGATGGCGTACACCCCGATTTGGCCGGACCAATGGCGGTTGAGGCGATGAAAGGAAGTACCGGTATTTTTGGTGCAAACGAAATGTATAACCCATACAATATGCCGGTATCTGAATTAATCGACCCACAAACGGGGCAGGTAAATCCTTCGGCTAAATTATTGTACGAGTCTGATTGGTTGGATGAGGTTACCAATAGCGATGCCACCCGACAGGAATACCAACTGTTTATAAACGGTGGTTCTGAAAATGCAAAAATATTTACATCGCTGGCCTACTTAAAAGATGAAGGTTTGTTAAAAACAACTGACTTTGAGCGTATATCGGGTAGGATTGGTGCCGAATTAACACCTAAAAACTGGTTAAAATACGGCGGGAATGTCAATTTCTCGAAAACAGAAACCAACTACCTGGGTTACGATGGCACTACTTCAAACTCTAACGTGTGGTATTCAGCGCAGTTTATGGCGCCTATTTACCCGGTTTATGTTCAAGATGAAAACGGAAACCCCATTCTGTCTGAAACCGGAGAAAAACAATACGATTATGGCTTAACCCGCCCGGCAGGGGCCAATCCCAACTGGAACCCGGTAGCCACTCTTTTTGAAGATTCTTACGAAACCACCGCCGACAACCTTTCAGGAAGATTTCATCTTGATTTGTTGGGTATTGGTATTGGCAATGAACTGGAAGGACTGAGCCTGACTACAAATGTTGGTTTTGATTACATTAATACAAACCAAACCATATATTGGAACCCTGATTTTGGAAACGCAGCCACCATTGGCGGATACCTCGATAAAATTAATCAGCGAAGCCTGTCGTATACCATTAACCAACTGGTGCGTTACGAAAAAGACTTTGGCAAGCACAGTTTTAATGTTTTAGCCGGACACGAGTTTTACAAGCTTACCGTAAACGAACTGGAAGGCGCAAAATCGGGGTTCCCGTATTCGGGTATAAAAGAACTGGCACCGGGGTCAACTACAACGGGGCTTACTTCTTTTGAGGATAACTACTCCATTGAGTCTTTCCTTTCGAACCTAACCTACGATTATGCCGACAAATATTACCTCTCGGCCAGTTTCCGTACCGATGGTTCATCGCGTTTTCATAAGGATTACCGCTGGGGAGAATTCTGGTCGCTTGGTGGATCGTGGCGCGTTAGCGAAGAAAGTTTTATGGAGGAAATGACCTTTATTGACAACCTAAAACTTAAAGCCAGTTATGGTAAACAAGGTAACGATAACATTGGAACCTTTTATGGATGGCAATCGTTGTATAACCTCGACTGGGCCAATGCCAACCTTAACGGCGCTTTACTTTCTTCGTTGGAAAATACTTCGATAAAATGGGAAGAGAACAATAATTTTAATGTGGGTATTGATGCCGTACTTTTTGACAAGTTTGATATTAGCCTGGAATACTATCGCCGGCGCACAGTTGATATGCTCATGGAAAAACCCATGGCAACCTCGCTGGGTTTCGACAGCTATTGGGCCAATGTTGGCGAAATGCTAAACACCGGTTTCGAATTTAACTCGAACCTGAACCTGGTTTCAAACCCAAATTTTGTTTGGAACGCCAACCTGAACCTTACAACGCTTAAAAACGAAATTGTTGAGCTGGATGGCGAAACCGACCAAATTGTGAATGGGAACCTGATTCAGCGTAAAGGCGAAGAAATTAACTCGTATTACCTGGCCCAGTCGGCCGGCGTTGATGCAACAACCGGAGCACAACTGTATTGGGTGTACGACCTTGATGAATTTGGCGAGCCGGGAGAATCCTACATTTCCAACGATTACCAAAAAGCCTCGCAAAGTAAAAAAATATCGGGCAGCCGGATTCCTGATTTATATGGTGGTTTTGGCAGTAGTTTCAAAATTTATAAAAACTTCGACCTTTCGTTTATGACGACCTTTTCGTTGGGAGGCGAAGTTTATGAAAGCGTTTATGTAAACCTGCTGAACCCGATTTACATTGGAACCAATTATGCTGCAAATGTTGAACGCGCCTGGCGTAAACCCGGCGATGTTACCGATATTCCGCGTATTCAGAATGGCACGGGTTTCTCGCGGCCGTTTACCGATAGCCAGCTGATTGATGCATCGTATTTTGCCATAAAAAACATTACCGTAGGCTACACCTTACCCAAAAACATCCTGCAAAATGCCGGAATCGAAAGTGTACGTGCCTTCGTTTCTGTTGATAACCTGGCCATATTCTCTCACCTCGACGGAATGAATCCGCAGTACAATTTTACCGGATCAACCGATTTCTCGTACACTCCGGTAAGAACAAGTCTTTTCGGTATTGAATTAAAATTCTAA
- a CDS encoding peptidylprolyl isomerase has protein sequence MMRKSIFFLLPALFFAFLSSGQALPQVEMHTGLGKIVVELDTVNAPITAGNFLKHVRANTFENALFYRVVRPDNQPGNPVKIEVIQGGIYTQPRFEGIAPIAHETTEVTGIKHLDGTVSMARMEPGTASTEFFICVGPQPDLDFGGQRNPDGQGFAAFGRVISGMDVVRTIQQQPDKQQTLVEKVKIELFERN, from the coding sequence ATGATGAGGAAATCCATATTTTTTTTACTCCCGGCCCTGTTCTTTGCATTTCTTTCTAGCGGACAAGCACTGCCACAGGTTGAAATGCATACCGGCCTGGGCAAAATTGTTGTTGAGTTAGATACCGTAAATGCGCCAATAACAGCCGGCAATTTTTTGAAGCATGTAAGAGCTAATACCTTCGAAAATGCATTGTTTTACCGGGTGGTACGCCCCGATAATCAGCCCGGCAACCCGGTTAAAATTGAAGTGATACAAGGGGGCATATATACGCAGCCACGTTTTGAGGGGATTGCACCAATAGCCCACGAAACCACTGAAGTTACCGGTATTAAACACCTCGACGGAACCGTGTCGATGGCGCGAATGGAACCCGGAACTGCTTCAACCGAATTTTTTATTTGTGTGGGGCCGCAGCCCGACCTCGATTTTGGAGGCCAACGAAACCCCGACGGACAGGGATTTGCTGCCTTTGGGCGAGTAATTTCGGGTATGGATGTGGTGCGTACCATTCAACAGCAACCAGACAAACAACAAACGCTGGTTGAAAAAGTTAAAATTGAATTATTTGAGCGCAATTAA
- a CDS encoding DUF6624 domain-containing protein has protein sequence MDLNTYANNIIDLKNADLAMREHLISTGALGNAYHLEMERLHKQNAAVLNKIINEIGYPTIDKVGEEAAEAAWLVIQHAIGQPVFMRKCKSLLQAAVEKKKANPLHLAYLTDRIAVFEEKPQLYGTQFDWDINGQLSANTVDDLEKVDERRKAIGLNPLSEQTERMRNRAKLEKQLAPADFAERQNEMRQWKRKAGWIK, from the coding sequence ATGGATTTAAACACCTATGCAAACAACATAATCGATTTAAAAAATGCCGATCTGGCCATGAGGGAACACCTTATTAGTACCGGAGCTTTGGGAAATGCATATCACCTGGAAATGGAGCGTTTGCACAAGCAGAATGCTGCGGTTTTAAATAAAATTATAAATGAAATTGGATACCCCACCATCGATAAAGTGGGGGAAGAAGCTGCCGAAGCAGCCTGGTTGGTTATTCAGCATGCCATTGGCCAACCGGTATTTATGAGAAAATGCAAAAGTTTGCTGCAAGCAGCGGTGGAAAAAAAGAAAGCCAATCCCCTGCATTTGGCTTATCTGACCGATCGAATAGCCGTGTTTGAAGAAAAACCACAGCTTTATGGCACTCAATTCGATTGGGATATAAATGGTCAACTGAGTGCGAACACAGTTGATGATTTAGAAAAGGTGGATGAAAGACGAAAGGCAATTGGATTAAACCCGCTTTCGGAGCAAACAGAACGAATGCGTAACCGGGCAAAACTGGAAAAGCAGTTGGCTCCTGCAGATTTTGCTGAAAGGCAAAATGAAATGAGGCAGTGGAAGCGAAAAGCAGGGTGGATAAAATAA
- the trpA gene encoding tryptophan synthase subunit alpha, with protein sequence MNRINQLFERKKENIFSVYFTAGYPNLNDTVEIIQQLEKNGADLIEIGMPFSDPTADGPTIQRTSEIALQNGMNIKLLFEQLKDIRKSVSIPLVLMGYFNPVYQFGVEAFCKKCAEIGIDGTILPDLPLDEFENDYKIIFEQNNLHNILLITPQTSEQRIKQIDNASNGFIYMVSSSSTTGAGKKVEDFHHDYFERVENMQLKNPRLIGFGISDYATFKNACKYANGAIIGSAFVSSLSKEEKLSESISQFVKHMLTSA encoded by the coding sequence ATGAACAGAATTAATCAGCTTTTCGAGAGAAAAAAAGAAAATATATTCTCGGTGTATTTTACCGCCGGATACCCTAATCTTAACGATACCGTTGAAATTATTCAGCAACTGGAAAAAAATGGTGCCGATTTAATAGAAATTGGAATGCCTTTTTCGGACCCTACTGCCGACGGACCAACCATACAACGCACCAGCGAAATAGCCTTGCAAAACGGCATGAACATAAAATTACTTTTCGAGCAACTAAAAGATATTCGAAAGTCGGTTTCAATTCCATTGGTTTTAATGGGTTATTTTAATCCTGTGTACCAATTTGGAGTAGAGGCGTTTTGCAAAAAATGTGCAGAGATAGGAATAGACGGCACCATATTACCCGATTTGCCACTTGATGAATTCGAAAACGACTACAAAATAATTTTTGAGCAAAATAACCTGCACAATATTTTACTGATTACACCGCAAACTTCAGAACAACGTATCAAACAAATTGATAACGCCAGCAACGGTTTTATATACATGGTTTCATCATCATCAACCACCGGTGCCGGTAAAAAAGTGGAAGATTTTCACCACGATTATTTTGAACGCGTTGAAAACATGCAGCTCAAAAATCCGCGCCTCATCGGTTTCGGAATTTCCGATTATGCTACTTTTAAAAATGCCTGTAAATATGCCAACGGTGCAATTATTGGAAGTGCCTTTGTCAGCTCGCTAAGTAAAGAAGAAAAACTTTCAGAATCAATTTCACAATTTGTTAAGCATATGCTTACATCGGCATAA